One Alligator mississippiensis isolate rAllMis1 chromosome 1, rAllMis1, whole genome shotgun sequence genomic window carries:
- the LOC132250325 gene encoding disintegrin and metalloproteinase domain-containing protein 9-like, with the protein MLLLTSILNTMYTSLNLRIVLVGTEIWTDVDQITVTHLLDHAFHFFAPWARRFLKPRIYFDHAQLLLGRHYRGTLGLATQGTVCNTDASTSIIRFSNNENVYNAAGSAHELGHALIFGHDDEAGNVARFCRCPGCKERCIMRSKLSECTEFSNCSAADFYDRLMMGKLNCLLNMPPVATLTYNQCGNGLLEEDEECDCGRDKVCRDNGCCQSNCTLAPGVTCVSGHCCTKCQFDLAGKLCRDIGDECDLPEYCSGASHLCPEDVFRQDGSACGKSDICFQGKCNNHDRQCKAIFGEGKIS; encoded by the exons ATGTACACGTCACTTAATCTGCGCATTGTTCTGGTTGGAACTGAGATATGGACAGACGTGGACCAAATCACAGTCACTCATTTACTGGACCACGCTTTTCACTTTTTCGCTCCATGGGCTAGACGGTTCCTTAAACCCCGCATATACTTTGACCATGCGCAATTACTCCT AGGCAGACACTATCGAGGCACGCTAGGACTGGCGACACAGGGAACCGTATGCAACACAGACGCCTCAACATCTATTATTAGG TTCAGCAATAATGAGAACGTATATAATGCAGCTGGTTCTGCTCATGAGCTTGGCCACGCTCTCATTTTTGGACATGATGATGAAGCTGGCAATGTAGCCAGATTCTGCCGATGCCCTggctgcaaagaaagatgcattATGAGATCAAAACTCTC AGAGTGCACAGAGTTCAGtaactgctctgctgctgacttcTATGACAGGTTGATGATGGGAAAATTAAATTGTCTACTTAACATGCCACCTGTAGCTACACTCACATATAATCAGTGTGGGAATGGTCTCTTGGAAGAAGACGAAGAATGCGATTGTGGTAGAGATAAG GTATGCCGTGACAATGGCTGTTGCCAGTCCAATTGTACGCTTGCGCCAGGGGTCACTTGTGTGTCAGGACATTGCTGCACAAAATGCCAG TTTGATCTTGCAGGAAAGTTGTGTAGAGATATCGGTGATGAGTGTGATCTGCCAGAATATTGCAGCGGCGCGTCACATCTGTGCCCAGAGGACGTGTTTAGACAAGACGGAAGTGCGTGTGGGAAAAGTGACATCTGCTTCCAAGGGAAATGCAATAACCATGACAGACAGTGCAAAGCTATATTTGGTGAAGGCAAGATATCTTAA